A region of Plantactinospora sp. BC1 DNA encodes the following proteins:
- a CDS encoding ABC transporter permease, giving the protein MATIETQRDVTGEVVPGVVVPTRRPRWRGLLRSRKLAAGLAIVGFFALVAVLGPLLVDDPNQVSDDRLLAPSAEHLLGTTTTGQDVFRQLVAATRGSMLVGLVVGLLATVVSVLVGVLGGYAGGHTDESLSLVSNVFLVLPGLPLVVLITDYVQTRGALAIALIVSFTAWAGSARVLRAQTLSLRSRDYVDAARVSGEPGWRIVTFEILPNLLPLIAAQFVFAVIGGILTEAALAFLGLGGAGSWGTMLYFAQNSQALSQGAWWWFVPPGLCIALVGAGLALINFSLDELINPRLRVPRRPRRTGPA; this is encoded by the coding sequence ATGGCGACCATCGAGACCCAGCGCGACGTGACCGGCGAGGTCGTACCCGGCGTCGTGGTGCCGACCCGCCGGCCCCGCTGGCGCGGCCTGCTGCGCTCCCGCAAGCTCGCCGCCGGACTGGCCATCGTCGGCTTCTTCGCCCTGGTCGCCGTGCTCGGCCCGCTGCTGGTCGACGACCCGAACCAGGTCAGCGACGACCGGCTGCTCGCCCCGTCGGCCGAACACCTGCTCGGCACCACCACCACCGGCCAGGACGTGTTCCGGCAACTCGTCGCCGCCACCCGGGGCTCGATGCTGGTCGGCCTGGTCGTCGGGCTGCTCGCCACCGTCGTGTCGGTGCTGGTCGGCGTCCTCGGCGGCTACGCCGGCGGACACACCGACGAAAGCCTCTCGCTGGTCAGCAACGTCTTCCTGGTGCTGCCCGGCCTGCCGCTGGTCGTCCTGATCACCGACTACGTGCAGACCCGGGGCGCCCTGGCGATCGCGTTGATCGTCTCGTTCACCGCCTGGGCCGGCTCCGCCCGGGTACTGCGGGCACAGACCCTGTCGCTGCGCTCCCGCGACTACGTCGACGCCGCCCGGGTCAGCGGCGAACCCGGCTGGCGGATCGTCACCTTCGAGATCCTGCCGAACCTGCTGCCACTGATCGCCGCCCAGTTCGTCTTCGCCGTCATCGGCGGCATCCTCACCGAGGCCGCGCTCGCCTTCCTCGGCCTCGGCGGCGCCGGCTCCTGGGGCACGATGCTCTACTTCGCGCAGAACTCGCAGGCGCTTTCCCAGGGCGCCTGGTGGTGGTTCGTCCCGCCCGGGCTCTGCATCGCGCTGGTCGGCGCCGGACTCGCACTGATCAACTTCAGCCTCGACGAGCTGATCAACCCGAGGCTGCGGGTCCCCCGCCGCCCCCGACGGACCGGACCGGCATGA
- a CDS encoding ABC transporter ATP-binding protein — protein MTLDTTPPPAVTGTDVVLSVRDLSVVYDGADPVRAVRDVSFDLGRGEVLGIAGESGCGKSTLAYAITRLLKPPGRVTSGEVFFHPTDGPPVDLSTLHGEALRRFRWNRVAMVFQGAMNALNPVLSVRRQLADVFTAHRPELRRAEREQRCRELLDLVGIGPERLSAYPHELSGGMRQRVLIAMAMALRPDVVVMDEPTTALDVVVQRDILTEIDRLRARFGFAVVFITHDLSLLLEISDRLAVMYGGRIVEYGRAADLHAAPGHPYTVGLLRSFPSLRGERTVLHGIPGSPPDLSRPITGCAFTARCPYAFDACHRIDPPLLTAGSTRAACLHHDPALRPDGPPAGLRAGRFHPADPPPAPGPPDPTPAPGPAQPRHTDPPPPPPTGPGVDPPPAGNGAAGGGDR, from the coding sequence ATGACCCTCGACACCACACCCCCACCGGCGGTCACCGGCACCGACGTGGTGCTGTCGGTCCGCGACCTCAGCGTCGTCTACGACGGCGCCGACCCGGTCCGGGCGGTCCGCGACGTCAGCTTCGACCTGGGTCGCGGCGAGGTGCTCGGCATCGCCGGCGAAAGCGGCTGCGGCAAGTCCACCCTCGCCTACGCCATCACCCGGCTACTCAAGCCGCCCGGCCGGGTCACCTCCGGCGAGGTCTTCTTCCACCCCACCGACGGCCCGCCGGTCGACCTGTCGACACTGCACGGGGAGGCGCTGCGCCGGTTCCGCTGGAACCGGGTCGCGATGGTGTTCCAGGGGGCGATGAACGCCCTCAACCCGGTGCTGTCGGTACGCCGCCAGCTCGCCGACGTCTTCACCGCGCACCGCCCCGAACTACGCCGCGCCGAGCGGGAACAACGCTGCCGGGAACTGCTCGACCTGGTCGGGATCGGCCCGGAACGGCTCTCGGCGTACCCGCACGAACTCTCCGGCGGGATGCGCCAGCGGGTACTGATCGCGATGGCGATGGCGCTGCGCCCCGACGTGGTGGTGATGGACGAGCCGACCACCGCGCTCGACGTGGTGGTGCAGCGCGACATCCTGACCGAGATCGACCGGCTCCGGGCCCGGTTCGGCTTCGCGGTCGTCTTCATCACCCACGACCTCTCCCTGCTGCTGGAGATCAGCGACCGGCTCGCCGTGATGTACGGCGGCCGGATCGTCGAGTACGGCCGCGCCGCCGACCTGCACGCCGCGCCGGGCCACCCATACACGGTCGGACTGCTGCGCTCCTTTCCCAGCCTGCGCGGGGAGCGGACCGTGCTGCACGGTATCCCGGGCAGCCCGCCGGACCTGTCCCGACCGATCACCGGCTGCGCGTTCACCGCCCGCTGCCCGTACGCCTTCGACGCCTGCCACCGGATCGACCCGCCGCTGCTGACCGCCGGCAGTACCCGGGCCGCCTGCCTGCACCACGACCCGGCGTTGCGCCCCGACGGACCACCGGCCGGGCTGCGGGCCGGCCGGTTCCATCCCGCCGACCCGCCGCCGGCCCCCGGACCGCCCGACCCGACACCGGCCCCCGGACCGGCACAGCCACGCCACACCGACCCGCCGCCGCCGCCGCCGACCGGGCCGGGCGTCGATCCGCCGCCGGCCGGGAACGGTGCCGCCGGAGGTGGTGACCGATGA
- a CDS encoding ABC transporter ATP-binding protein, producing the protein MTTLTVSHLSKHFPLRDGRRRRTLRAVDDVSFELRSGQTVALVGESGSGKSTIARMLVRLTPPTAGEIRLDGTPVAAGHRAVRRYRRDVQMVFQDPFGSLNPAHTVEYHLRRPLRLHGVARSADDVRAAVHDLLTRVNLTPADQVARRLPHELSGGQRQRVAIARALAPRPRILLADEPVSMLDVSIRLEILNLIDRLKREEELAVLYVTHDLATARYFASSIMVLYRGQVVESGPSDEVILRPAHPYTQLLASAAPDPGRPRTAAPGGMRALRGGQQTATDSGGCLFRDRCPAAMEVCRTEVPEFPVGAAHLARCWLHRPDNGRPRPADGSAGQP; encoded by the coding sequence ATGACCACGCTGACGGTCAGCCACCTGAGCAAACACTTCCCGCTGCGGGACGGGCGGCGCCGCCGCACCCTGCGGGCCGTCGACGACGTCTCCTTCGAACTGCGCTCCGGGCAGACGGTGGCGCTGGTCGGCGAGAGCGGCAGCGGCAAGTCGACGATCGCCCGGATGCTGGTCCGGCTCACCCCGCCGACCGCCGGCGAGATCCGCCTCGACGGCACCCCGGTGGCGGCCGGTCACCGGGCGGTCCGCCGCTACCGCCGGGACGTGCAGATGGTGTTCCAGGACCCGTTCGGGTCACTGAACCCGGCACACACCGTCGAATACCACCTGCGGCGGCCGCTGCGGCTGCACGGGGTCGCCCGCTCCGCCGACGACGTCCGGGCGGCCGTGCACGACCTGCTGACCCGGGTCAACCTCACCCCCGCCGACCAGGTCGCCCGCCGGCTTCCGCACGAACTCTCCGGCGGGCAGCGGCAGCGGGTCGCGATCGCCCGGGCCCTGGCACCCCGGCCCCGGATCCTGCTCGCCGACGAGCCGGTGTCGATGCTCGACGTGTCGATCCGGCTGGAGATCCTCAACCTGATCGACCGGCTCAAGCGGGAGGAGGAACTGGCCGTGCTGTACGTCACCCACGACCTCGCCACCGCCCGCTACTTCGCCTCCTCGATCATGGTGTTGTACCGGGGTCAGGTGGTCGAGTCCGGCCCGAGCGACGAGGTGATCCTGCGCCCCGCGCACCCGTACACCCAACTGCTGGCGTCGGCGGCGCCGGACCCGGGCCGCCCGCGTACCGCCGCGCCGGGCGGGATGCGGGCACTGCGCGGCGGGCAGCAGACGGCGACCGACAGCGGCGGCTGCCTGTTCCGGGACCGCTGCCCGGCGGCGATGGAGGTCTGCCGCACCGAGGTGCCGGAGTTCCCGGTCGGCGCCGCTCACCTGGCCCGGTGCTGGCTGCACCGGCCCGACAACGGCCGGCCCCGCCCCGCCGACGGGTCGGCCGGGCAGCCGTAG
- a CDS encoding carbonic anhydrase: MAYLDHRPATPTEALDELLAGNERFVAGTRIHPHQDAEHRAVVAAAQRPFAVVFGCSDSRLAAEIIFDRGLGDLFVVRTAGHIVGPEVTASIEYGVVVLGAPLVVVLGHDTCGAIQATRAALDGARLPGRDLGAIVERVTPSIEAAQARQVSDDAGIAAIHTRHTIETITGPGTELADAVAAGRCDVVGMFYKLADGRVSLTVPGAAPTAG; the protein is encoded by the coding sequence ATGGCATACCTGGACCATCGGCCGGCCACTCCCACCGAGGCGCTCGACGAGCTGCTCGCCGGCAACGAGCGGTTCGTCGCCGGTACCCGGATCCACCCGCACCAGGACGCCGAGCACCGGGCGGTGGTCGCGGCGGCGCAGCGGCCGTTCGCGGTGGTCTTCGGCTGCTCCGACTCCCGACTCGCCGCCGAGATCATCTTCGATCGGGGCCTCGGTGACCTCTTCGTGGTCCGCACCGCCGGGCACATCGTCGGCCCGGAGGTGACCGCCAGCATCGAGTACGGCGTGGTGGTGCTCGGGGCGCCGCTGGTCGTCGTCCTCGGCCACGACACCTGCGGGGCGATCCAGGCCACCCGGGCGGCCCTGGACGGTGCCCGGCTACCCGGCCGGGACCTGGGCGCCATCGTCGAGCGGGTCACCCCGAGCATCGAGGCCGCCCAGGCGCGGCAGGTCAGCGACGACGCCGGAATCGCCGCGATACACACCCGGCACACCATCGAGACGATCACCGGGCCGGGTACCGAACTCGCCGACGCGGTCGCCGCCGGCCGGTGCGACGTCGTCGGGATGTTCTACAAGCTGGCCGACGGCCGGGTGTCGCTGACGGTGCCGGGCGCGGCCCCGACCGCCGGCTAG
- the mgrA gene encoding L-glyceraldehyde 3-phosphate reductase has translation MTYLAADDRYDSMTYRRAGRSGLRLPAISLGLWHNFGDERPWQQQREICRRAFDLGVTHFDLANNYGPPAGSAEENFGRTLAADLAPYRDELVISTKAGYYMWPGPYGEWGSRKYLVSSLDQSLRRMGLDYVDIFYHHRPDPDTPLEETMAALDAVVRAGKALYVGLSNYTSEQTRQAAAILQRLGTPLLISQPSYSMLNRWIEADRLLDTLEEAGAGCIAYSPLAQGVLTDRYLDGIPADSRIRTSVFLNESDLDETTMATVRALHAIAQGRDQSLAQLALAWALRDSRMTSLIIGASSVAQLETNVAALENLTLTDSELAEIGGHLTVD, from the coding sequence GTGACCTACCTTGCCGCGGACGACCGCTACGACTCGATGACCTACCGCAGGGCCGGCCGCAGCGGCCTGCGACTGCCCGCCATCTCGCTCGGCCTCTGGCACAACTTCGGCGACGAACGGCCGTGGCAGCAGCAGCGGGAGATCTGCCGCCGGGCGTTCGATCTCGGAGTCACCCACTTCGACCTGGCCAACAACTACGGCCCGCCGGCCGGCTCCGCCGAGGAGAACTTCGGTCGTACCCTCGCCGCCGACCTCGCCCCGTACCGCGACGAGCTGGTCATCTCCACCAAGGCCGGCTACTACATGTGGCCCGGCCCGTACGGCGAGTGGGGTTCCCGCAAGTATCTGGTCTCGTCGCTGGACCAGTCGCTGCGCCGGATGGGCCTCGACTACGTCGACATCTTCTACCACCACCGGCCCGACCCGGACACTCCGCTGGAAGAGACGATGGCGGCGCTGGACGCGGTCGTCCGGGCCGGCAAGGCCCTCTACGTCGGACTGTCGAACTACACCTCGGAGCAGACCCGGCAGGCCGCCGCGATCCTGCAACGACTCGGTACGCCGCTGCTGATCTCGCAGCCGTCGTACTCGATGCTCAACCGGTGGATCGAGGCGGACCGGCTGCTCGACACCCTCGAAGAGGCCGGCGCCGGCTGCATCGCCTACAGCCCGCTCGCCCAGGGCGTGCTGACCGACCGTTACCTGGACGGCATCCCGGCCGACTCACGGATCCGCACCAGCGTCTTCCTCAACGAGAGCGACCTCGACGAGACGACCATGGCGACCGTACGGGCGCTGCACGCCATCGCGCAGGGGCGCGACCAGTCCCTGGCCCAGCTCGCGCTCGCCTGGGCACTGCGGGACTCCCGGATGACCAGCCTGATCATCGGGGCGAGCAGCGTCGCGCAGCTTGAGACGAACGTGGCCGCGCTGGAGAACCTGACCCTCACCGACAGCGAACTCGCCGAGATCGGCGGCCACCTGACCGTCGACTGA
- a CDS encoding FAD-dependent monooxygenase, which yields MTSRTVLISGASIAGPALAYWLRRHGFEPTVVEVAPGPRPGGQAVDLRGAGREVVERMGLMPRVREARVDERGVANVDANGRWMARMPADLFGGEGIVAEIEIMRGDLTRILHDATTGEVEYLFADRITELDQGASGVRVRFASGTTRTFDLVVGADGVHSGVRRLAFGPEREYVQPLGGYTAYFTVPDPGDLNGWFLMYNSPGGRVAGIRPERGGTAKAMLSFTSPPLEYDRRDVDRQRRLLTDAFAGVGWRVPALLDALPDAPDFFFDSICQVHVPNWSRGRVTLLGDAGYCGSPLSGMGTSMALVGAYVLAGELAGAGGDHEPAFARYQQVMRDYVRQCQELPPGGIGGFAPRTRSMIWLRNQSMRMMGHWPMRHILARQFQKADAITLADYATASAPRPSGAPHRRLG from the coding sequence ATGACCAGCAGAACCGTCCTCATCTCCGGCGCCAGCATCGCCGGGCCGGCACTGGCGTACTGGCTGCGCCGGCACGGCTTCGAGCCGACCGTCGTGGAGGTCGCCCCGGGCCCGCGCCCGGGCGGTCAGGCAGTCGACCTGCGCGGCGCCGGCCGCGAGGTGGTCGAGCGGATGGGGCTGATGCCCCGGGTACGCGAGGCCCGGGTCGACGAGCGCGGGGTCGCCAACGTCGACGCAAACGGCCGCTGGATGGCCCGGATGCCCGCCGACCTCTTCGGCGGCGAGGGCATCGTGGCCGAGATCGAGATCATGCGGGGCGATCTGACCCGGATTCTCCACGACGCCACCACGGGCGAGGTCGAATACCTCTTCGCCGACCGGATCACCGAACTCGACCAGGGCGCCTCGGGGGTACGGGTCCGCTTCGCCAGCGGCACGACCCGGACGTTCGACCTGGTGGTCGGCGCGGACGGGGTGCACTCGGGGGTACGGCGGCTCGCCTTCGGACCCGAGCGGGAGTACGTGCAGCCGCTCGGCGGGTACACCGCCTACTTCACCGTGCCGGATCCGGGTGACCTGAACGGCTGGTTCCTCATGTACAACTCGCCAGGCGGGCGGGTCGCGGGGATCCGCCCCGAGCGGGGCGGCACCGCCAAGGCGATGCTGAGCTTCACCTCGCCGCCGCTGGAGTACGACCGGCGCGACGTGGACCGGCAGCGTCGCCTGCTCACCGACGCCTTCGCCGGGGTGGGTTGGCGGGTGCCGGCGCTGCTGGACGCCCTGCCGGACGCGCCGGACTTCTTCTTCGACAGCATCTGCCAGGTGCACGTGCCGAACTGGTCGCGGGGACGGGTGACGCTGCTCGGTGACGCCGGGTACTGCGGCTCGCCGCTGAGCGGCATGGGCACCAGTATGGCGCTGGTCGGGGCGTACGTGCTCGCCGGCGAGCTGGCCGGCGCCGGCGGCGACCACGAGCCGGCGTTCGCGCGCTACCAGCAGGTCATGCGCGACTACGTGCGCCAGTGCCAGGAGCTGCCGCCCGGTGGAATCGGCGGATTCGCACCCCGGACCCGGTCCATGATCTGGTTGCGGAACCAGTCGATGCGGATGATGGGGCATTGGCCGATGCGCCACATCCTCGCCCGGCAGTTCCAGAAGGCGGACGCCATCACGCTGGCCGACTACGCCACCGCCTCGGCCCCCCGGCCCAGCGGCGCCCCGCACCGGCGGCTCGGGTAG
- a CDS encoding TetR/AcrR family transcriptional regulator C-terminal domain-containing protein — translation MSRPEAPYLRIVDEIRRRIAAAELRPGDQVPSARQISQEWGVAIATATKVHAALRQLGLTEARPGIGTVVASAPKPARVPADERARRPRGPARPRGEGELSRERIVGVAIAVADADGLAELSMRRVATELDVATMSLYRYVAGKDELLLHMIDTVLGEEEVPPPSREGWRTDLARIARLEWRTLRRHPWLAPAMSITRPQLTPNTLALTDGVLHALDGLGLDSETQLYVHLTLFSFGRGLAAAIEPETEAQRDTGLTNDEWMDSQQARLAELAAAGSPLLRMALRNDFDFDLDRLFEFGLARLLDGLARHLSDDGGP, via the coding sequence GTGAGCCGACCGGAGGCGCCCTACCTGCGCATCGTCGACGAGATCCGACGCCGCATCGCCGCCGCCGAGCTACGCCCCGGCGACCAGGTGCCCTCCGCCCGCCAGATCAGCCAGGAGTGGGGTGTCGCCATCGCCACCGCCACGAAGGTGCACGCCGCGCTACGACAACTGGGACTGACCGAGGCGCGCCCCGGCATCGGTACCGTCGTGGCCAGCGCCCCGAAGCCCGCGCGGGTCCCGGCGGACGAACGCGCCCGACGGCCCCGTGGCCCGGCACGACCACGAGGCGAGGGCGAGCTGAGCCGGGAACGCATCGTCGGCGTCGCGATCGCCGTCGCCGACGCGGACGGCCTCGCCGAACTCTCCATGCGCCGGGTCGCCACCGAACTCGACGTCGCGACGATGTCGCTCTACCGGTACGTGGCGGGCAAGGACGAGCTGCTGCTGCACATGATCGACACGGTGTTGGGCGAGGAGGAGGTCCCGCCGCCGAGCCGCGAGGGCTGGCGGACCGACCTGGCGCGGATCGCCCGACTGGAGTGGCGCACCCTGCGCCGCCACCCGTGGCTGGCCCCGGCGATGTCGATCACCCGACCCCAGCTCACTCCGAACACCCTCGCACTCACCGACGGGGTACTGCACGCCCTCGACGGACTCGGCCTCGACTCGGAAACCCAGCTGTACGTGCATCTCACGCTCTTCAGCTTCGGCCGGGGGCTGGCGGCGGCGATCGAACCGGAAACCGAGGCGCAGCGCGACACCGGCCTCACCAACGACGAGTGGATGGATTCCCAGCAGGCACGGCTGGCGGAACTCGCCGCCGCCGGCTCGCCGCTGCTGCGGATGGCCCTGCGCAACGACTTCGACTTCGACCTGGACAGGCTCTTCGAGTTCGGGTTGGCCCGCCTGCTGGACGGGCTGGCGCGGCACCTGTCGGACGACGGCGGCCCGTGA
- a CDS encoding DivIVA domain-containing protein, protein MSASPISEYDRATAVSGPSPRVRITADRVRRWEFSTSSFTRRGFDERDVDRFRHQVADELDLLATQVADLRAENQRLHDHVELHRHGVLPSADNRPQLPGAKEVNLLSAAQREAEQIIAQAHDYARRVAEYARVQYENYLRAAAEDARNEAERAVQEYRASAGSSFDDTVATREALRIFGEMMISHMQAAARHLDDGSEHLARTMDRIVREAGAGIGATTPPGVVRPALSPRPEQQQQPPRQM, encoded by the coding sequence GTGAGCGCCAGCCCGATCAGCGAGTACGACCGCGCCACGGCGGTGTCGGGTCCCAGTCCCCGGGTGCGGATCACCGCGGACCGGGTCCGGCGGTGGGAGTTCAGCACGTCGTCGTTCACCCGGCGCGGTTTCGACGAGCGGGACGTCGACCGGTTCCGGCATCAGGTGGCCGACGAGTTGGACCTGTTGGCGACCCAGGTGGCGGATCTGCGGGCGGAGAACCAGCGGCTGCACGACCATGTGGAGCTGCACCGGCACGGGGTGTTGCCGAGTGCCGACAACCGGCCGCAGTTGCCGGGGGCGAAGGAGGTCAACCTGCTCTCGGCGGCGCAGCGGGAGGCCGAGCAGATCATCGCCCAGGCGCACGACTACGCCCGCCGGGTCGCCGAGTACGCCCGGGTGCAGTACGAGAACTATCTGCGGGCGGCGGCCGAGGATGCCCGGAACGAGGCGGAGCGGGCGGTGCAGGAGTACCGGGCGTCGGCCGGGTCGAGTTTCGACGACACGGTCGCGACCCGGGAGGCGCTGCGGATCTTCGGCGAGATGATGATTTCGCACATGCAGGCGGCGGCCCGGCATCTCGACGACGGCAGTGAGCATCTGGCCCGGACCATGGACCGGATCGTCCGGGAGGCGGGTGCGGGGATCGGCGCCACGACGCCGCCGGGTGTCGTCCGGCCGGCTCTGTCGCCGCGTCCGGAGCAGCAGCAACAGCCGCCACGGCAGATGTGA
- a CDS encoding globin domain-containing protein: MDIARLKQSWHLVAGHGDQVPLYFYSTLFLAHPDVRQMFPTNMAGQRDRLVTALGHVVSNVDQVDQLVGFLHSLGADHRKFAVRPEHYPAVGEALLATLAHFLGEHWTEDLAQDWTAAYGLVSKVMIDGATAAENVSPPWWVGEVVAHEPRTFDIAVLTLRPQYLLPFEAGQSIGVSSPATRAWRYYSPGNAPRSDGTIELHVRAAPGGAVSSRLVYATSVGDQVHLAAPVGERLTLRQASGGGDLLLLANGTGWAPLKALVEQVAATGGGRRVDAYVGARSRTEFYDVDATEKLVASCPWLRVTYVVNADPSRPGEFVQVVDRALADGDWRNRHVFVCGSDPMVSGAVNALAQAGYHAGQLHYEALGGQWYSPGRRIGDVQEQRPADGGTQ; the protein is encoded by the coding sequence GTGGACATCGCTCGTCTCAAGCAGAGTTGGCACCTGGTCGCCGGGCACGGCGACCAGGTGCCGCTCTACTTCTATTCGACCCTGTTCCTCGCCCATCCCGACGTCCGGCAGATGTTCCCGACGAACATGGCCGGGCAGCGGGACCGGCTGGTCACCGCGCTCGGTCACGTCGTGTCGAATGTGGACCAGGTGGACCAGCTCGTCGGTTTCCTGCACTCTCTCGGCGCCGACCACCGCAAGTTCGCGGTCCGGCCGGAGCACTATCCGGCGGTCGGTGAGGCGCTGCTGGCCACGCTGGCGCATTTCCTCGGCGAGCACTGGACCGAGGATCTGGCCCAGGACTGGACGGCGGCGTACGGGCTGGTCTCGAAGGTGATGATCGACGGTGCGACGGCGGCGGAGAATGTCAGCCCGCCGTGGTGGGTCGGTGAGGTCGTCGCGCACGAGCCGCGGACGTTCGACATCGCGGTGTTGACGCTGCGGCCGCAGTATCTGCTGCCGTTCGAGGCGGGTCAGTCGATCGGGGTGTCGAGTCCGGCGACCCGGGCGTGGCGCTACTACTCGCCGGGGAACGCGCCGCGCAGCGACGGCACGATCGAGTTGCACGTGCGGGCGGCGCCGGGTGGGGCGGTGAGTTCCCGGCTGGTGTATGCGACCAGCGTCGGTGACCAGGTGCATCTGGCGGCGCCGGTGGGGGAGCGGCTGACGTTGCGCCAGGCGTCCGGCGGTGGTGACCTGCTGCTGCTGGCCAACGGTACCGGTTGGGCGCCGTTGAAGGCGCTGGTGGAGCAGGTGGCGGCGACCGGCGGGGGCCGGCGCGTCGACGCCTACGTCGGTGCCCGGTCCCGTACCGAGTTCTACGACGTCGACGCGACCGAGAAGCTGGTGGCGTCGTGCCCATGGTTGCGGGTGACGTACGTGGTCAATGCCGACCCGTCCCGGCCCGGAGAGTTCGTCCAGGTGGTGGACCGCGCCCTCGCCGACGGCGACTGGCGCAACCGGCACGTCTTCGTCTGCGGGTCCGATCCGATGGTGTCGGGTGCGGTCAACGCTTTGGCGCAGGCGGGTTACCACGCCGGGCAACTGCACTACGAGGCGTTGGGCGGGCAGTGGTATTCGCCCGGGCGGCGGATCGGTGACGTGCAGGAGCAGCGGCCGGCAGACGGAGGTACGCAGTGA
- a CDS encoding group 1 truncated hemoglobin: protein MTDPQDSAVPSPADGAPTNGNGSAARPSHYERIGGAESVKAAVRLFYDRVLADPELVGYFTSVNMEEQRRHMVLMLTVVLGGPNNYAGRDLAEAHQPLNIPEEHYARVGAHLVDTLTGLGVPDDILDDVRATLGSVRDQVVSSGTSAGV from the coding sequence GTGACGGATCCACAAGACAGCGCCGTACCATCCCCCGCGGACGGCGCCCCGACCAACGGTAACGGTTCGGCTGCCCGCCCCTCGCACTACGAGCGGATCGGCGGGGCGGAGTCGGTCAAGGCGGCCGTGCGGCTGTTCTACGACCGGGTGCTCGCCGACCCGGAACTGGTCGGCTACTTCACCTCGGTGAACATGGAGGAGCAGCGGCGGCACATGGTGCTGATGCTGACCGTGGTGCTCGGCGGGCCGAACAACTACGCCGGCCGGGACCTGGCCGAGGCGCACCAGCCGCTGAACATTCCGGAGGAGCACTACGCCCGGGTCGGTGCGCACCTGGTCGACACCCTGACCGGTCTCGGTGTGCCGGACGACATCCTGGACGACGTACGGGCGACGCTGGGTTCGGTGCGCGACCAGGTGGTGTCGAGCGGCACCTCCGCGGGCGTCTGA
- a CDS encoding vancomycin high temperature exclusion protein — translation MVSGVLVVSLLLPVSVVGSVVWVRQSAREHVYQPAEVPAAPVALVLGARVDPDGTPAPFLAARLELARELLRAGKVRAVLVSGDHRSSAYDEPGAMSRWLVERGVPARLVVQDLAGFDTYDSCSRARRIFGVDRAIVVTQSFHIERAVTVCRRVGLDAVGVGDDSVRRFERAWRWGGFREHFAAVKAVYDVVSGRDPVFLGPVEPGVRDALAG, via the coding sequence GTGGTGTCCGGGGTCCTGGTCGTGTCGCTGCTGTTGCCGGTGTCGGTGGTCGGCAGTGTGGTCTGGGTGCGGCAGTCGGCGCGGGAGCACGTGTATCAGCCGGCCGAGGTTCCGGCGGCGCCGGTGGCGCTGGTGCTGGGTGCCCGGGTGGATCCGGACGGTACTCCGGCGCCGTTCCTGGCCGCTCGGCTGGAGTTGGCCAGGGAGTTGCTCCGGGCGGGCAAGGTCCGGGCGGTTCTGGTCTCCGGGGACCATCGGAGTTCGGCGTACGACGAGCCGGGTGCGATGAGTCGCTGGTTGGTGGAGCGGGGTGTGCCGGCCCGGTTGGTGGTGCAGGACCTTGCGGGGTTCGACACCTACGACTCGTGTTCGCGGGCTCGCCGGATCTTCGGTGTCGATCGGGCCATTGTGGTCACCCAGAGCTTCCACATCGAGCGGGCGGTCACGGTGTGCCGGCGGGTCGGCCTGGACGCGGTCGGTGTCGGTGACGATTCGGTACGCCGGTTCGAGCGGGCCTGGCGGTGGGGCGGGTTCCGGGAACACTTCGCGGCGGTGAAGGCGGTCTACGACGTGGTGAGCGGGCGGGATCCGGTGTTTCTGGGGCCGGTCGAGCCGGGGGTACGGGACGCGCTCGCCGGTTGA